In a genomic window of Glycine max cultivar Williams 82 chromosome 13, Glycine_max_v4.0, whole genome shotgun sequence:
- the LOC100815970 gene encoding albumin-1, with product MAYARLAPFAVFLLATSIMFPTKIEAADCNGACSPFEMPPCRSSDCRCVPIALFVGFCIHPTGLSSVAKMIDEHPNLCQSDDECMKKGSGNFCARYPNNYIDYGWCFDSDSEALKGFLAMPRAITK from the exons atgGCTTATGCTAGGCTTGCTCCTTTTGCTGTCTTCTTGCTTGCCACTTCCA TAATGTTCCCAACGAAGATAGAAGCAGCAGATTGTAATGGTGCATGTTCACCTTTCGAGATGCCACCGTGCCGCTCAAGTGATTGTCGTTGTGTCCCTATTGCACTATTTGTTGGTTTCTGCATACATCCAACTGGACTTTCATCTGTTGCGAAGATGATCGACGAACATCCCAACTTATGTCAATCTgatgatgaatgcatgaagaaaggaAGTGGCAATTTTTGTGCTCGTTACCCTAATAATTATATCGATTATGGATGGTGTTTTGACTCTGATTCTGAAGCACTGAAAGGCTTCTTGGCCATGCCTAGGGCAATCACCAAGTAA
- the LOC102659912 gene encoding mitochondrial inner membrane protease subunit 1, translated as MFSIMEGDSVTFISNPETYELESDSFTKISSPDNGDKSKTIVGAVWVEGDNKYNSNDSRKFGPVPFDLIDGKMFWNNAT; from the exons ATGTTCTCAATCATGGAGGGTGATAGCGTTACATTCATTTCCAATCCTGAGACCTATGAATTGGAGAGTGATAGTTTTACAAAAATTTCCTCTCCTGATAACGGTGATAAGTCTAAGACGATTGTG GGTGCGGTTTGGGTAGAGGGAGATAACAAGTATAACAGCAACGATTCAAGAAAATTTGGTCCTGTTCCTTTTGACCTTATTGATGGCAAGATGTTCTGGA ATAATGCCACTTAA